A region from the Lolium perenne isolate Kyuss_39 chromosome 4, Kyuss_2.0, whole genome shotgun sequence genome encodes:
- the LOC139838834 gene encoding heat shock 70 kDa protein 1-like — MSYSSIYVDVKRLIGRSFSDASVKSDAKYWPFGLIQGQDDRPLISVSYLGEKKEFSPEEISAMMLVKMKETAEVFLGPGTTIKNAVVTVPAYFNNSQRKATKDAATIAGLNVLRIINEPTAAALAFSEGRKWSDDEERTVLVYDLGGGTLDVSLVVVKKGVLHVKATAGDTHLGGEDFTNSMVDHFVKEFKKKTRKDISGDIRAVRRLKNSCEKAKIMLSSYAQAAVDEDALFEGIDFHSTITRSLFEKLNKDLFRRCMGPVHTCLVDAKMDKNKVNDVVLVGGSTRINRVHRLLKDFFNGKEPCKSLNADEAVAYGATILAAILMGHKEHDINLHLIDITPLSQGINVKGGRMSVVIPRNTTIPTIKEKTFVTTEDNQSSITWGVYEGESAMTEDNSLRGKFTLSGLTLAPKGVTKVNVRFEIDEHGILNVSAEDKKAAQKENITIMNDPGRFSMEEIKRMVQEAQEYKAADEEHLKNVQARNDIDDLLYTMRNSMKKLEDSAERLLLHPEATREEHETIKKLPDTIKKLQECLENKKLTTSDMIDHMNQIEGEYRSITSQFGSASNLNVQ, encoded by the coding sequence ATGTCATACTCCTCCATATATGTAGATGTGAAGCGACTCATCGGCCGGAGTTTCTCCGACGCGTCGGTGAAGAGCGATGCCAAGTATTGGCCATTTGGGCTGATCCAGGGTCAGGACGACAGGCCCTTGATCAGCGTGAGTTACCTTGGTGAGAAGAAGGAGTTCTCGCCAGAGGAGATCTCGGCCATGATGCTCGTCAAGATGAAGGAGACAGCTGAGGTCTTCCTTGGGCCTGGAACGACTATCAAGAATGCTGTGGTCACCGTCCCAGCTTACTTCAACAACTCCCAGCGCAAGGCCACCAAggatgctgccaccatcgccggCCTCAATGTACTGCGCATCATCAACGAACCTACCGCGGCAGCCCTCGCCTTCAGCGAAGGCAGAAAGTGGAGCGACGACGAAGAGAGGACTGTGCTCGTCTATGACTTGGGCGGTGGGACGTTGGATGTATCGCTCGTCGTTGTCAAGAAAGGTGTCTTGCACGTCAAGGCTACCGCAGGCGACACTCATCTCGGAGGCGAGGATTTCACCAACAGCATGGTTGACCATTTCGTCAAGGAATTTAAGAAGAAAACCCGGAAAGATATCAGCGGCGACATTAGGGCAGTCCGGCGCCTGAAGAACTCATGTGAGAAGGCCAAGATAATGCTCTCCTCCTACGCCCAGGCCGCTGTGGATGAGGACGCCCTTTTTGAGGGCATCGACTTCCACTCCACCATCACCCGCTCCCTGTTCGAGAAGCTCAACAAGGACCTCTTCCGCAGATGCATGGGGCCTGTTCACACATGCTTGGTGGACGccaagatggacaagaacaaaGTGAACGATGTTGTCCTCGTCGGGGGCTCCACACGTATCAACCGCGTGCACCGGCTCCTCAAGGACTTCTTCAATGGGAAGGAGCCCTGCAAGAGCTTGAACGCCGACGAGGCCGTCGCATACGGAGCAACCATCCTGGCTGCCATCCTCATGGGCCACAAGGAGCATGACATCAACCTGCATCTCATCGACATCACACCCCTCTCGCAGGGCATAAACGTCAAGGGGGGACGCATGAGCGTGGTGATCCCGAGGAACACCACCATCcccacaatcaaggagaagacctTCGTCACAACTGAGGATAACCAGTCCAGCATTACCTGGGGCGTGTACGAGGGTGAGAGTGCCATGACAGAGGACAACAGCCTGCGCGGCAAGTTCACGCTTTCCGGCCTCACGTTGGCTCCTAAGGGAGTCACTAAAGTCAATGTGCGGTTTGAGATTGATGAACACGGGATCCTGAACGTCTCCGCAGAAGACAAGAAGGCTGCTCAGAAGGAGAACATTACCATCATGAATGACCCTGGGCGTTTTAGCATGGAGGAGATTAAGAGAATGGTGCAGGAGGCCCAGGAGtacaaggccgcggatgaggagcaCTTGAAGAATGTACAAGCACGGAACGATATTGACGATTTGTTGTACACTATGCGCAATAGTATGAAGAAACTCGAGGACTCAGCTGAAAGATTGCTCCTTCACCCGGAGGCAACTCGAGAAGAACATGAAACTATCAAGAAACTACCAGACACAATCAAGAAACTCCAGGAATGTCTTGAAAACAAGAAGCTTACCACCAGCGACATGATTGACCATATGAACCAGATTGAGGGTGAATACCGGAGCATCACCAGCCAATTTGGGAGTGCCTCGAACCTAAATGTCCAATAA
- the LOC139838832 gene encoding uncharacterized protein: MPPRREPEVPAYVQQMMEAQAQLMQVVTQTIAQLNNNLQNNNNNPPPPPPPPPPQQNRLTRFLRLNPPTFSNSPEPIVADDWLRTINKKLDTIQAHGEEKVRFAAHQLEGPAAEWWDNYQITYPDIEAITWDQFQNAFRTAHVASGVIALKRREFRDLRQGSRSLSDYAELFNKLARYAPEDVNTDRKRQEEFMRGLNDEISIQLCASRYANYQEMYDSAVAVESKHNSMENRKRKHGYDKYGSGPAHKMRSYGEGSGSSGHHKYGSNDGGNKHNHNGHKNHHHNNSGKSNGNHHGNGNGHHNGNGHDNNNGHRFVKKDLSQVECFKCRKIGHYANGCPEKKAEEARKIVDAGKPNPFQKGHANHVNVEEIYDEPDAVIGTFMLNCFSALVLFDTGASHSFISRAFVVKNNLPTETTGCPLRVSSPGGEMLVTDGCRNLTLQIGKHKFPSNLVVLPSQGLDVILGMDWMTTYGGIIDCAKRSITLTTPEMKRIRFNSTFELKGSKVNSLKGVSIEMVLVVREYPDVFPEELPGMPPDREVEFLIELLPGTGPIAKRPYKMDVEELKELKKQLKEQLEKGFIRPSSSSWGAPVLFVMKKDSSKRLVMDYRSLNEVTIKNKYPLPNINDLFDQLKGAKVFSKIDLRSGYFQMKIREQDIPKTAFTTRYGLYEYIVMPFGLTNAPAYFMAMMNKVFMEYLDKFVVVFIDDILIYSKDEPEHERHLRRIMEKLREHKLYAKFSKCEFWLDRVGFLGHIVSAEGVAVDPSKVAAVTEWESPKNAGEIRSFLGLAGYYRRFIENFSKIAKPMTALLKKERKFIWTDECEASFQELKQRLVSAPVLCLPDISKDFQVYCDASRQGLGGKANVVADALSRKSYVNGLTAGELPEELCEQFKDLRLEVVPKGYLASLEVQPTLLDKIREAQKIDKEIEEIKALMSEGRAKGFHADEQGTIWFEKRICVPQDPELRKLIFQEAHDSPYSIHPGNTKMYMDVKERFWWSNLKRDIAEYIALCDVCSRVKAEHQKPAGLLQPLPVPEWKWENIGMDFITGLPKTRSGYDSIWVVVDRLTKVAHFIPVKTTYTSAKLAKLYMNKIICLHGVPKSIVSDRGTQFTSHFWRQIHESLGTRLEFSTAFHPQTDGQTERVNQILEYMLRACALDYGSSWDENLPYAEFSYNNSHQASIGMAPFEALYGRKCTTPLLWSGVGERSLFGPDLIKDAEEKVRLIRDRLKIAQSRQKSYADSKRREVIYQIGDRAYLRVSPLRGVKRFGVKGKLAPRFVGPFKILARKGEVAYELELPESLAAVHSVFHVSQLKKCHPEMAETPLRDTVPLEEVQLERDLTYEEKPIKILETAERVTRTKTIKFCKVQWNHHTEEEATWEREDDLPYSNKRKKKKKKRKKKGGRPDWADQPAERPSQARPAPAPPPLSSLPLFSPGPTRPSTAQPGQARPSWPSPAARQAARQAARLHPHARPSPIVPNRRPPHEAHPAQNHPRPLPTPANSPSPPRTPPPSEATPIKAALPSPNSPFPLPQSRPQAPQIARRSSPPAAASSRPSPPVGTAHGRAAAAPSSASPCRTPCAPLARPERRHRQPPKPPAISIAPAASHLIAGHIECLVIVRSAPPDCDCDSCNLCDCEDCNSSR, from the exons ATGCCGCCCCGCCGAGAGCCCGAGGTGCCAGCCTATGTTCAGCAGATGATGGAGGCACAGGCCCAGCTGATGCAAGTAGTGACTCAGACCATAGCCCAGCTGAACAACAACCTGCAGAACAATAACAACAATCCACCACCCCCGCCACCGCCACCTCCGCCACAGCAGAACCGTCTGACTAGGTTCCTGAGGTTGAACCCTCCCACATTCTCCAATTCTCCTGAGCCGATCGTAGCTGATGACTGGCTGCGTACAATTAACAAGAAATTGGACACCATTCAAGCACATGGGGAAGAGAAGGTGCGGTTTGCCGCACATCAGCTTGAAGGACCCGCAGCTGAATGGTGGGACAACTACCAGATCACCTACCCTGACATTGAAGCCATCACTTGGGATCAGTTTCAAAATGCCTTCCgtactgctcatgttgcttctggAGTCATTGCTCTGAAGAGGCGCGAGTTTCGCGACTTGCGCCAGGGATCTCGCTCCTTGTCTGACTATGCTGAGCTCTTCAACAAGTTGGCTCGTTATGCACCTGAAGATGTGAACACTGATAGGAAGAGGCAGGAGGAGTTCATGAGAGGCCTCAATGATGAGATATCCATCCAGCTTTGTGCTTCTAGGTACGCCAATTACCAGGAGATGTATGACAGTGCAGTGGCAGTTGAGTCCAAGCACAATAGTATGGAGAACCGGAAGAGAAAGCACGGTTATGACAAGTATGGATCAGGACCAGCTCACAAGATGCGGTCATATGGAGAAGGTAGTGGAAGTTCTGGCCATCACAAGTATGGTAGCAATGATGGTGGAAACAAGCACAACCACAATGGTCACAAGAATCACCACCACAACAACTCTGGGAAGAGTAATGGCAACCACCATGGAAATGGCAATGGCCACCATAACGGCAATGGCCACGACAACAACAATGGTCATCGCTTTGTGAAGAAGGACCTCAGCCAGGTGGAATGCTTCAAGTGCAGGAAGATAGGACACTATGCCAATGGCTGTCCTGAGAAGAAGGCTGAGGAAGCAAGGAAGATTGTGGATGCAGGCAAGCCGAACCCGTTCCAGAAGGGGCATGCCAACCATGTCAATGTTGAGGAGATCTATGATGAGCCGGACGCAGTGATTGGTACGTTCATGCTCAATTGCTTTTCAGCACTTGTTCTATTTGATACTGGTGCATCGCATTCTTTCATATCAAGAGCATTTGTGGTTAAGAATAATCTGCCCACCGAAACAACGGGATGCCCTCTTAGAGTAAGCTCTCCAGGAGGAGAGATGTTAGTAACTGATGGATGTAGAAATTTGACCCTGCAAATTGGAAAACATAAGTTCCCATCCAACTTAGTAGTCCTACCATCCCAAGGTCTAGATGTAATCCTAGGCATGGATTGGATGACCACTTATGGAGGCATAATAGATTGTGCAAAGAGATCAATTACACTCACAACCCCAGAAATGAAGAGGATTCGTTTCAATTCAACCTTTGAACTTAAAGGTAGTAAGGTCAACTCTCTTAAGGGGGTTAGCATAGAGATGGTGCTCGTTGTGAGAGAATACCCGGATGTGTTCCCGGAAGAGTTGCCAGGAATGCCACCGGACAGAGAAGTTGAGTTCCTTATTGAACTGTTGCCTGGAACTGGACCAATAGCCAAGAGACCATACAAGATGGATGTGGAAGAATTGAAGGAGTTGAAGAAGCAGCTTAAAGAACAGTTGGAAAAAGGTTTCATCCGACCTAGTTCATCGTCATGGGGAGCCCCTGTTTTGTTTGTGATGAAGAAAGATTCTAGCAAGAGATTGGTAATGGATTATCGATCACTCAATGAAgtcactatcaagaacaagtacccgttgCCCAATATCAACGACCTATTTGACCAACTGAAGGGAGCAAAAGTATTTTCCAAAATCGACCTTCGATCGGGTTACTTCCAAATGAAGATCAGAGAGCAAGACATACCTAAGACCGCATTCACTACTAGATACGGTCTGTATGAGTATATAGTTATGCCATTTGGTCTAACCAATGCTCCGGCATATTTTATGGCCATGATGAACAAAGTGTTCATGGAATATTTGGATAAGTTCGTAgtagtattcatcgatgatatattGATATACTCAAAGGATGAACCCGAACATGAGAGGCACTTGCGCCGAATCATGGAGAAACTTAgagagcacaagttgtatgccaagttcagcaagtgtgagttctggttggatAGGGTTGGATTCCTTGGACATATAGTTTCAGCAGAAGGAGTCGCAGTCGATCCGAGTAAAGTGGCAGCTGTGACCGAGTGGGAATCACCCAAGAATGCAGGAGAGATCCGGAGTTTCCTAGGACTCGCTGGATACTACCGAAGATTtattgagaatttctccaagattgcaaaGCCCATGACAGCACTGTTGAAGAAGGAGAGGAAATTCatctggactgatgagtgtgaagctagTTTTCAAGAGTTGAAGCAACGCCTAGTAAGTGCACCGGTTCTATGTTTGCCGGATATCAGTAAGGATTTCCAAGTGTACTGCGACGCCTCTCGTCAAGGACTTGGAG GAAAGGCTAACGTTGTAGCCGATGCGCTGAGCCGTAAGAGCTATGTAAATGGCCTCACCGCTGGAGAATTACCCGAGGAACTGTGTGAACAGTTTAAGGACCTCAGACTAGAGGTTGTGCCCAAAGGTTATTTGGCATCACTTGAAGTTCAGCCAACACTATTGGATAAGATTAGAGAAGCTCAGAAGATAGACAAAGAAATAGAGGAGATTAAGGCCTTGATGAGTGAAGGCAGAGCAAAAGGATTTCATGCAGATGAACAAGGAACCATATGGTTTGAGAAGCGCATCTGTGTACCCCAGGACCCTGAGCTTAGGAAGTTGATTTTCCAGGAAGCCCATGattcaccatactccattcatccgggtaacACCAAGATGTATATGGACGTGAAGGAAAGGTTCTGGTGGAGTAATCTGAAGAGAGACATCGCTGAGTATATTGCTTTGTGTGATGTTTGTAgcagagtcaaggcggaacatcagaaACCCGCAGGATTGTTGCAACCACTACCTgtaccagaatggaagtgggagaaTATTGGCATGGATTTTATCACCGGATTGCCAAAGACTAGATCGGGTTATGATTCCATTTGGGTCGTAGTTGACCGTCTGACTAAAGTGGCTCACTTCATCCCAGTGAAGACCACCTACACAAGCGCCAAATTAGCCAAGTTATACATGAACAAAATCATATGTTTGCATGGAGTACCCAAGAGCATTGTGTCAGACAGAGGTACCCAGTTTACATCTCACTTTTGGCGTCAAATACATGAGTCTTTGGGAACTAGACTTGAGTTCAGCACAGCGTTTCACCcacagactgatggacagactgaaagagtaaaTCAAATCTTGGAATATATGTTAAGAGCATGTGCATTGGACTATGGATCAAGTTGGGATGAAAATCTACCTtatgcagagttttcatataacaatagccACCAAGCTAGTATTGGTATGGCACCCTTTGAGgcattgtatggaaggaagtgcaccACCCCATTGCTATGGAGTGGCGTAGGAGAAAGAAGTCTGTTTGGCCCAGACCTAATCAAGGATGCCGAAGAGAAGGTCAGACTGATCAGAGATAGATTGAAAATAGCCCAatctagacagaagagctacgctgactcAAAGCGTAGGGAAGTGATCTATCAGATAGGTGATAGAGCATACCTTAGAGTCTCACCACTACGTGGTGTGAAGAGATTTGGAGTTAAGGGAAAGTTAGCACCCCGCTTTGTAGGACCATTCAAGATCCTGGCTCGCAAAGGTGAAGTCGCATATGAGTTGGAACTGCCAGAATCTCTAGCTGCAGTTCACAGTGTGTTCCATGTAAGCCAACTGAAGAAGTGCCACCCAGAAATGGCAGAGACCCCGTTGAGAGATACAGTGCCACTTGAGGAAGTTCAGTTGGAGAGAGATCTCACATATGAAGAGAAGCCGATCAAGATACTGGAGACAGCAGAAAGAGTGACCCGTACGAAGACGATCAAATTCTGCAAGGTCCAGTGGAACCACCACACAGAGGAAGAAGCTACATGGGAACGAGAAGATGACCTCC CATATTCAaataagagaaagaaaaagaaaaaaaaaagaaaaaaaaagggtgGCCGACCCGACTGGGCCGACCAGCCGGCCGAACGGCCCAGCCAGGCCAGGCCTGCCCCGGCGCCCcctcctctctcctctcttcCCCTCTTTTCCCCTGGGCCGACCAGGCCAAGCACGGCCCAGCCAGGCCAAGCACGGCCCAGCTGGCCAAGCCCAGCCGCACGCCAGGCCGCGCGCCAGGCCGCGCGCCTCCACCCGCACGCGCGCCCGTCGCCCATCGTCCCCAACCGTCGCCCTCCCCACGAAGCGCACCCAGCGCAGAACCACCCCAGGCCGCTCCCCACGCCGGCCAACTCCCCTTCCCCACCTCGCACGCCCCCTCCGTCCGAGGCCACCCCTATAAAGGCCGCGCTGCCCTCCCCCAATTCCCCTTTTCCCCTTCCCCAATCGCGCCCCCAGGCCCCTCaaattgctcgccggagttcgccgcccgccgccgcctccagccgccCCTCACCGCCGGTCGGGACTGCCCACGGCCGCGCCGCTGCCGCCCCTAGCTCCGCCTCGCCGTGCCGCACCCCGTGCGCGCCTTTGGCCAggccggagcgccgccaccggcAGCCGCCCAAGCCGCCGGCCATCTCCATCGCGCCGGCGGCGAGCCACCTCATCGCCGGCCACATCGAGTGCCTCGTCATCGTCCGATCGGCGCCACCCG ATTGCGACTGTGACAGCTGCAACCTTTGTGACTGCGAAGATTGCAACTCCTCCCgctga
- the LOC127291761 gene encoding G-type lectin S-receptor-like serine/threonine-protein kinase SD1-13, with translation MNRVLEKKLQHKSSTPKKLDINYLKTITNNFSEDRILGSGGFGIVYKGVQENGEVVAVKRLTMTTVGKDDNLFLNEIQLVTGICHPNIVRLEGYCYHTETEIASHEGRNFFVNQLYRLLCFEYLPNGSLDKYLSDESSGLDWHARYNIIKGICAGLYCLHKGREGAPILHMDLKPTNILLDNNMTPKISDFGLSRLFDGGKTHAHTENIIGTRVYMAPEYIDGCTLSKEADIFSLGIMIIEIMTGHNNYHEGTSDEQFTEVYDKWRTRLQKTSKTTSLEDECRQVEQCIEVGRECMDKERNRRPNIRKIIETFEGTKCSGGEDGHVLAETEDTLVIGIDLGTTHSSVGVWQNGRVEIVPNDQGKRTTPSWVAFTDSERLIGERANNQVARNASNTVFGM, from the exons ATGAATAGAGTCTTGGAGAAGAAGTTACAGCACAAAAGTTCGACACCAAAAAAACTGGACATAAACTATCTAAAAACTATCACAAATAATTTCTCTGAAGATCGAATACTTGGAAGTGGTGGGTTTGGAATTGTTTACAAG GGTGTGCAAGAAAATGGTGAGGTGGTTGCAGTGAAGAGGCTTACTATGACCACGGTAGGAAAGGATGATAATCTATTCTTGAATGAGATTCAACTTGTTACGGGTATATGCCATCCCAATATTGTAAGGCTCGAAGGCTACTGTTACCACACAGAGACTGAAATAGCTTCACACGAAGGACGCAATTTTTTCGTCAATCAGCTGTATAGGCTTCTCTGTTTCGAGTATCTTCCTAATGGAAGCCTCGACAAGTATCTCAGTG ATGAATCTTCTGGTCTAGACTGGCACGCACGTTACAATATAATTAAAGGGATTTGCGCTGGTTTATATTGTCTTCATAAGGGTAGAGAAGGTGCACCCATTCTTCATATGGATCTAAAACCTACCAACATATTGCTAGATAACAACATGACACCCAAAATCTCTGACTTTGGCTTGTCAAGGCTCTTTGATGGAGGAAAAACTCATGCACACACCGAGAATATAATAGGAACACG TGTATACATGGCACCTGAATATATTGATGGCTGCACTCTCTCAAAAGAGGCGGATATATTCAGTCTGGGCATTATGATCATAGAGATAATGACAGGACACAATAACTACCATGAAGGAACAAGTGACGAGCAATTTACTGAG GTATATGATAAATGGAGGACAAGGTTACAGAAAACATCAAAGACGACTTCATTGGAAGACGAATGCCGACAAGTAGAACAATGCATTGAAGTAGGGCGAGAATGCATGGATAAAGAGCGAAACAGAAGGCCAAATATAAGAAAAATAATTGAGACTTTTGAGGGAACTAAATGTTCAGGTGGAGAGGATGG GCACGTCTTGGCCGAGACCGAAGACACGCTAGTAATCGGCATCGATCTTGGCACGACCCACTCCAGCGTCGGAGTCTGGCAGAATGGTCGTGTGGAGATCGTCCCCAACGACCAAGGAAAGCGCACAACACCGTCCTGGGTCGCCTTCACCGACAGCGAGAGGCTTATCGGCGAGAGGGCTAACAATCAGGTCGCAAGGAACGCATCAAACACTGTCTTCGGTATGTAG